A stretch of the Longimicrobium sp. genome encodes the following:
- a CDS encoding thioesterase family protein: MTRDDAAWECGFEVRWADLDGNRHVRNTAFSEYATHTRFSLLAGRGFTQARLEELRFGPVMMREEVRYKREVRFGDSLTVTLRCAGLSADVSHWRVHQDVLRADGREAALLTIQGGWMDLDTRKLIVPPHELAELLQVLPRTADFQELPSLLRRR, translated from the coding sequence ATGACGAGGGACGATGCCGCCTGGGAGTGCGGGTTCGAGGTGCGCTGGGCCGACCTGGACGGCAACCGCCACGTGCGCAACACCGCGTTCAGCGAGTACGCCACCCACACGCGCTTCAGCCTGCTGGCGGGGCGGGGCTTCACCCAGGCCCGCCTGGAGGAGCTTCGCTTCGGCCCGGTGATGATGCGCGAGGAGGTGCGCTACAAGCGCGAGGTAAGGTTCGGCGACTCGCTGACGGTCACGCTGCGCTGCGCGGGCCTCTCGGCGGACGTGTCGCACTGGCGCGTGCACCAGGACGTGCTGCGCGCGGACGGGCGCGAGGCGGCGCTGCTCACCATCCAGGGAGGGTGGATGGACCTGGACACGCGAAAGCTGATCGTTCCGCCCCACGAACTGGCGGAGCTGCTGCAGGTGCTCCCGCGGACGGCGGACTTCCAGGAGCTCCCGTCCCTGCTGCGCCGCCGCTAG
- a CDS encoding DUF4249 family protein, translating to MRWPIAGLCALSLTGCTIADVTTPPGQDRLVVQAVLRTDREAQPLILYRSVAASEAPAERGAQVEVTRDDGARFVFREAPDPACIPDVPSNPGGTLGACYVSPAELGFWVLPGRTYDLKVTTVRGEVARGRTQVPGAFSLVGLPFEVRERADGIPPEQCRLPPGTVVPVTWTQSRGAWGYISPLLIFGLSAHAQSGGFPPPADPLELVGVSVSSSDTTTLLPDEFGVFDRFNLDQNLLRFL from the coding sequence ATGCGCTGGCCGATCGCGGGACTTTGCGCCCTGTCCCTGACGGGATGCACCATCGCCGACGTCACCACGCCGCCGGGGCAGGACCGGCTGGTCGTGCAGGCCGTGCTGCGGACCGACCGCGAGGCGCAGCCCCTGATCCTCTACCGCTCCGTAGCTGCCAGCGAGGCACCTGCCGAGCGCGGGGCGCAGGTGGAGGTCACCCGCGACGACGGGGCCCGGTTCGTCTTTCGCGAAGCCCCGGACCCGGCCTGCATCCCCGACGTTCCCAGCAACCCCGGGGGAACGCTGGGCGCCTGCTACGTGAGCCCCGCGGAGCTGGGGTTCTGGGTGCTCCCGGGACGCACGTACGACCTGAAGGTGACCACCGTGCGCGGCGAGGTCGCGCGCGGGCGCACGCAGGTGCCGGGGGCGTTCTCGCTGGTGGGCCTGCCCTTCGAGGTACGCGAACGCGCGGACGGCATTCCGCCCGAGCAATGCCGGCTGCCGCCGGGCACCGTGGTGCCGGTAACGTGGACGCAGTCGCGCGGGGCGTGGGGATACATTTCGCCGCTGCTGATCTTCGGCCTCTCCGCCCACGCGCAGTCGGGAGGGTTTCCCCCGCCCGCCGATCCGCTGGAGCTCGTGGGCGTCTCGGTGTCGTCCAGCGACACCACCACCCTGCTGCCGGACGAGTTCGGGGTCTTCGACCGCTTCAACCTGGACCAGAACCTCCTGCGCTTCCT